The following are encoded in a window of Panicum virgatum strain AP13 chromosome 5N, P.virgatum_v5, whole genome shotgun sequence genomic DNA:
- the LOC120676230 gene encoding phosphatidylinositol 4-kinase gamma 1-like encodes MMAIAVGHFHNVDPPDVRGRHCRLHSVAQLDSPLLGRDHREHGDAAAGAGHTGLSPRRRSQSSPCFTTVAPAGAEHADRSEGKVQRVEIVAGRHARGVRELIAEAAAAIASGTRLVPAQSGLGGALLLTGSRDGEHVAVIKQLDDTAAGNGGYESQAVLREVAAFLLDHDGFASVEPTALIKISRGPGMPATMASIQRFVAHEYDAGELGPSRFSVASVHRVGILDVRLLNIDRHAGNILVKNPPRSSRSASAPPPPLDLVPIDHGLCLPEQLDDPYFEWLHWPQASLPFSDDELAYVASLDPFKDAETLRAQLPSLKEPAIRILTLCTIFLKRAAAAGLCLADIGDMMTREFMAQEEGLSTLEALCRQAHDSVVLPCPPPDGDGVDEGAASSGGRKHVSFGDLSSAEWAAFLETFEQLLAAALEAKKRAALLPPPPPPTTTTSP; translated from the coding sequence ATGATGGCAATCGCGGTCGGCCACTTCCACAACGTCGACCCCCCCGACGTGCGGGGCCGGCACTGCCGCCTCCACTCCGTCGCGCAGCTCGACAGCCCGCTGCTCGGCAGGGACCACCGGGAgcacggcgacgccgccgccggagcgggccacacCGGCCTGTCCCCGCGGCGCCGGAGCCAGTCCTCCCCGTGCTTCACGAccgtcgcgcccgccggcgCGGAGCACGCGGACCGCTCGGAGGGCAAGGTGCAGCGCGTGGAGATCGTCGCGGGCCGCCACGCCCGCGGCGTGCGCGAGCTCATcgcggaggccgcggccgccatcGCGTCGGGGACGCGGCTTGTCCCCGCGCAGAGCGGCCTCGGCGGGGCGCTGCTGCTCACCGGCagccgcgacggcgagcacgtCGCCGTCATCAAGCAGCTCGACGACACCGCGGCCGGGAACGGCGGGTACGAGAGCCAGGCCGTGCTGCGGGAAGTCGCCGCCTTCCTCCTCGACCACGACGGCTTCGCCAGCGTGGAGCCAACCGCGCTGATCAAGATCTCGCGCGGCCCCGGGATGCCGGCGACCATGGCGTCGATCCAGCGCTTCGTGGCGCACGAGTACGACGCCGGCGAGCTGGGCCCGTCGCGGTTCTCGGTGGCGTCCGTGCACCGCGTCGGCATCCTCGACGTCCGCCTCCTCAACATCGACCGGCACGCGGGCAACATCCTCGTCAAGAACCCGCCGAGGAGCAGCCGCAgcgcgtccgcgccgccgccgccgctcgaccttGTGCCGATCGACCACGGCCTCTGCCTGCCGGAGCAGCTGGACGACCCGTACTTCGAGTGGCTGCACTGGCCGCAGGCCTCGCTGCCCTTCTCCGACGACGAGCTGGCGTACGTCGCGTCGCTGGACCCGTTCAAGGACGCCGAGACGCTCCGCGCCCAGCTGCCGTCCCTCAAGGAGCCCGCCATCCGGATCCTCACCCTCTGCACCATCTTCCTGaagcgcgcggccgcggcggggctctgCCTCGCCGACATCGGCGACATGATGACCCGCGAGTTCATGGCGCAGGAGGAGGGGCTGAGCACCCTCGAGGCGCTGTGCAGGCAGGCCCACGACTCCGTCGTCCTCCCGTGCCCTCCacccgacggcgacggcgtcgacGAGGGCGCGGCCTCCTCCGGCGGGCGGAAGCACGTGTCGTTCGGCGACCTGAGCTCCGCGGAGTGGGCGGCGTTCCTCGAGACGTTCGAGcagctgctggcggcggcgctcgaggccAAGAAGCGCGCTGCactactgccgccgccgccgccgccgacgacgacgacct